A single window of Anaerohalosphaeraceae bacterium DNA harbors:
- a CDS encoding DUF2190 family protein, whose amino-acid sequence MGAHFVQDGKSIDYTPAAAVTAGDVVVQGDLIGIAKLDIAAHQLGALAIEGVFDFPKATGAGSGIAAGAVCYWDVADGQAKTDAEAGANKKLGKCIRTAGDEDTTVRIKLDQ is encoded by the coding sequence ATGGGTGCTCACTTTGTTCAAGACGGAAAATCAATCGATTACACGCCGGCAGCGGCTGTAACGGCCGGGGATGTGGTGGTTCAGGGTGACCTGATTGGTATTGCTAAGCTGGACATTGCCGCCCATCAGCTGGGGGCGCTGGCCATCGAGGGGGTCTTTGACTTCCCGAAGGCCACCGGTGCCGGCTCGGGGATTGCCGCCGGTGCGGTTTGCTACTGGGATGTCGCGGACGGCCAGGCCAAGACGGATGCAGAGGCCGGAGCCAACAAGAAACTCGGCAAATGCATCCGGACGGCTGGCGATGAGGATACCACCGTGCGGATCAAGCTGGATCAGTGA
- a CDS encoding Mu-like prophage major head subunit gpT family protein encodes MKTDYPQTMHFECPLTIEAAGDEKQVPQFSMVAYTGGPMKIAGFTHPVVVDLEGLAIERQNIPIRLDHHPKQGVGHTHRVAVENGQVIAEGFISRDTSWARDVAKSGSRGFPWQASIGADILEAEFVPNGQSIQVNGRTLQGPLYVIRKSILKEISFVDSGADTNTTAQVAAQSKEENPMKKESKEKQTDLQTEVTPQPAPEKIEATATAVADPDPVLEIRKQVAGETKRIQAIRTVCNGKFPDIEAKAIEEGWDVTRCELEVLRCSRPKAPAVHVQKPVHPPQIFEAVAMMAAGIGTTRLEAMYDTPTLEAADKLRGIGIQEFCEQVVGLQLPRFRRDASGWLQAAFSTTSLPGILSNVANKMLLEGYNYIEDAWRRICKIASVNDFKEHTRYRMTGSFQFQQVGPDGELKHGKLEEMQYGQKADTHGIMFALTRQMIINDDLGAFADIPRSIGMGAAEAIADAVWGLLLSNPNSFFSTAHKNYLEGADMALSVDGLTAAEILFGEQTKPNGRPLGIGPTILLVPIALKVIAEQLMKSVNLNETTTANKAKPQANPHVGKFEVVSSSYLSNTSFPGSSSKAWYLFADPNRLPAIEVAFLNGVDRPTVEKTDADFNTLGIQFRGYIDFGVREQDFRGAAKFKGEA; translated from the coding sequence ATGAAGACTGATTATCCGCAAACCATGCATTTTGAATGCCCCCTGACTATCGAAGCGGCCGGTGATGAGAAACAAGTTCCGCAGTTTTCGATGGTGGCCTATACCGGCGGGCCGATGAAGATCGCCGGGTTTACCCATCCGGTCGTCGTGGACCTGGAGGGACTGGCTATTGAGCGGCAGAACATCCCTATTCGCCTGGATCACCATCCCAAACAAGGGGTGGGACATACCCATCGGGTCGCGGTGGAAAACGGTCAGGTCATCGCCGAGGGGTTTATATCCCGCGATACGAGCTGGGCACGGGATGTGGCCAAAAGCGGATCGAGGGGCTTTCCCTGGCAAGCCAGTATCGGGGCGGACATCTTAGAGGCGGAGTTTGTCCCCAATGGACAATCTATTCAGGTCAACGGCAGGACTCTGCAAGGTCCTTTGTATGTCATCCGCAAATCGATCTTGAAGGAGATCAGTTTCGTGGACAGCGGCGCAGATACCAACACGACCGCTCAGGTAGCGGCACAATCGAAAGAGGAAAATCCAATGAAAAAAGAATCGAAAGAAAAACAAACAGACCTCCAGACAGAGGTCACCCCTCAGCCGGCCCCGGAAAAAATCGAAGCGACGGCCACCGCAGTAGCCGATCCCGATCCGGTCCTGGAGATCCGAAAACAGGTAGCCGGCGAGACCAAGCGCATCCAGGCCATCCGGACGGTTTGCAATGGCAAGTTCCCGGACATCGAGGCCAAGGCCATCGAAGAAGGCTGGGACGTCACCCGCTGCGAGCTGGAGGTCCTGCGATGCTCCCGGCCCAAGGCCCCGGCCGTGCATGTCCAAAAGCCTGTTCATCCCCCGCAGATCTTCGAGGCGGTGGCCATGATGGCCGCTGGGATCGGTACGACCCGACTGGAGGCGATGTATGATACGCCCACCTTAGAGGCGGCCGACAAACTCCGCGGCATCGGTATCCAGGAATTCTGCGAACAGGTCGTCGGCCTTCAGCTGCCCCGCTTTCGCCGGGATGCCTCGGGGTGGCTGCAGGCGGCCTTCAGTACGACCTCCCTGCCCGGAATCCTGTCTAATGTGGCCAACAAGATGCTGCTGGAAGGGTATAACTACATCGAGGATGCCTGGCGTCGGATCTGCAAGATCGCCAGCGTCAACGATTTCAAGGAGCATACCCGGTATCGCATGACCGGCAGCTTCCAGTTCCAGCAGGTCGGCCCCGATGGCGAGCTCAAGCACGGCAAACTGGAAGAGATGCAGTACGGCCAGAAGGCCGATACACACGGGATCATGTTTGCCCTGACCCGGCAGATGATCATCAACGATGACCTGGGTGCCTTTGCCGACATCCCCCGTTCCATCGGCATGGGAGCGGCCGAGGCGATTGCCGATGCGGTCTGGGGACTGCTGCTGTCTAATCCCAACAGCTTCTTTTCAACGGCCCACAAGAACTACCTGGAGGGGGCCGATATGGCCCTGAGTGTCGATGGTCTGACGGCCGCCGAGATCCTCTTTGGCGAGCAGACCAAGCCCAACGGCCGTCCCTTAGGGATCGGTCCGACAATCCTGCTGGTGCCCATCGCCCTGAAGGTCATTGCCGAGCAGTTGATGAAGTCGGTCAACCTCAACGAGACGACCACGGCCAATAAGGCCAAACCGCAGGCCAATCCGCATGTGGGCAAGTTCGAGGTGGTCTCCAGTTCGTATCTGAGCAACACCTCGTTTCCCGGCTCCAGCAGCAAGGCGTGGTATCTGTTTGCCGATCCCAACCGGCTGCCGGCCATCGAAGTGGCGTTCCTGAATGGCGTGGACCGCCCCACCGTCGAGAAAACCGATGCCGACTTCAACACGCTGGGGATTCAGTTCCGGGGCTATATCGACTTCGGCGTGCGGGAGCAGGACTTCCGCGGGGCGGCTAAATTCAAAGGGGAAGCCTAA
- a CDS encoding phage portal protein, producing MWPFKPKSKPARISFPPALRAKYDAAQTTRENLRHWAMADGLSADAAASSDVRKTLRQRARYEVSNNSYAKGIILTLANDCVGTGPRLQVLTGDDALNRKIEAAFSQWAHRIGLPAKLRTMRMAKSTDGETFAILAGNGVIDGPVKLDVYLVEADRVTTPHLERMDENILDGIELDSFGNPVRYYILRCHPGDLRARPDDYDRFGAEAVIHWFRADRPGQHRGVPEITPALPLFAQLRRYTLAVLGAAETAADFAAVLFTDAPANGEAASVEPMDVVELEKRMATVLPDGWKLGQIKAEQPATAYGEFKREILNEIARCLNLPYNIAACNSSGYNYASGRLDHQTYYKSIRVEQADLASVVLDKILAAWMDEAMLSTEFAALRTIGCLPHQWFFDGTEHVDPAKEANAQAIRLQSNTTTLAAEYARQGKDWESELRQRAKEKKLMTQLGLVEETTPLTVEDDDED from the coding sequence ATGTGGCCGTTTAAGCCCAAATCCAAGCCCGCCCGGATCTCGTTTCCGCCGGCGCTGCGTGCCAAGTACGATGCGGCGCAGACCACCCGCGAGAACCTTCGCCACTGGGCGATGGCCGATGGCTTGTCGGCCGATGCGGCTGCTTCCAGTGATGTCCGCAAAACCCTGCGCCAGCGGGCACGCTACGAGGTGTCCAATAATTCCTATGCCAAGGGAATCATCCTGACGCTGGCCAACGATTGCGTGGGCACCGGTCCCCGGCTTCAGGTCTTGACCGGCGATGATGCCCTCAATCGAAAAATCGAGGCGGCCTTCAGCCAGTGGGCCCACCGGATTGGCCTGCCTGCCAAACTTCGCACCATGCGGATGGCCAAATCGACCGATGGGGAGACCTTTGCCATCCTGGCGGGCAATGGGGTTATTGACGGCCCGGTCAAACTGGATGTCTACCTGGTGGAGGCCGACCGGGTCACCACGCCGCACCTGGAACGGATGGATGAAAACATCCTCGACGGCATCGAGCTGGATTCGTTCGGCAATCCGGTGCGGTACTATATCCTTCGCTGCCATCCGGGCGACCTGCGGGCCAGGCCGGATGATTATGATAGGTTCGGCGCTGAGGCGGTCATTCACTGGTTCCGGGCGGACCGGCCCGGCCAGCACCGAGGGGTTCCGGAGATCACACCCGCCCTGCCGCTGTTTGCCCAGTTGCGTCGTTATACCCTGGCGGTCCTGGGAGCCGCGGAAACCGCGGCCGATTTTGCGGCAGTCCTGTTTACGGATGCCCCGGCCAATGGCGAGGCGGCCTCCGTGGAACCGATGGATGTGGTCGAGCTGGAAAAACGCATGGCCACGGTCCTGCCGGACGGCTGGAAGCTGGGCCAGATCAAGGCCGAGCAGCCCGCCACGGCCTACGGGGAATTCAAACGCGAGATTCTCAATGAGATCGCCCGCTGCCTGAACCTGCCCTACAACATCGCGGCCTGCAATTCATCCGGCTACAACTATGCCTCCGGACGCCTGGACCACCAGACCTACTACAAATCCATCCGGGTTGAACAGGCGGATCTGGCTTCGGTGGTCCTCGACAAGATCCTGGCCGCCTGGATGGATGAGGCCATGCTCTCCACTGAATTTGCGGCTTTGCGGACGATTGGCTGCCTGCCGCACCAGTGGTTTTTTGATGGGACCGAGCATGTCGATCCGGCCAAGGAGGCCAACGCCCAGGCCATCCGGCTCCAGTCCAATACCACCACGCTGGCGGCCGAGTACGCCCGCCAAGGCAAAGACTGGGAGAGCGAACTGCGGCAGCGGGCCAAGGAGAAAAAACTCATGACCCAACTGGGACTTGTAGAAGAAACCACTCCCCTAACCGTAGAGGACGACGATGAAGACTGA
- a CDS encoding PEP-CTERM sorting domain-containing protein: MKRIALCLLLIFCLPTAFAGYSDGFLTAEDGYQYFITWRSNQIPLIVDGGGALEISVRDNGRLIVQSTSTPLIMGQSGVYDILLFDGHLLYLDGVTELIRIAGNNATAVLKGGSINLINSMQFTEKTNSAPHIDLYCQPGWSWLDGDPMKGIQGKWINGSPFEIEFSNDPTYDPVYTNINVIIPEPATMLLLTLGSLLIRKKK; this comes from the coding sequence ATGAAAAGAATAGCCCTGTGTCTTTTGCTTATCTTTTGTTTGCCGACAGCATTTGCCGGTTATAGCGATGGTTTCCTTACCGCCGAAGATGGCTATCAATATTTTATCACTTGGCGTTCGAACCAAATCCCTCTCATTGTGGATGGGGGGGGAGCTCTTGAGATTTCAGTGCGAGACAACGGCCGCCTGATTGTACAATCAACTTCGACACCGCTGATTATGGGGCAAAGCGGTGTATATGATATTCTGCTATTCGACGGCCACCTTCTTTACTTGGATGGCGTAACCGAGTTGATTCGAATTGCCGGCAATAACGCCACCGCAGTTCTCAAAGGTGGAAGCATCAATCTGATTAACAGCATGCAGTTTACGGAAAAAACAAATTCTGCCCCGCATATCGACCTGTATTGTCAGCCAGGCTGGTCGTGGCTTGACGGCGACCCGATGAAGGGCATCCAAGGTAAGTGGATAAATGGCTCACCATTTGAAATAGAATTCAGCAACGATCCAACCTATGATCCTGTTTATACCAATATTAACGTCATCATTCCTGAACCGGCAACGATGTTGCTGCTCACTCTGGGCAGCCTGCTAATTCGTAAAAAGAAATAG
- a CDS encoding right-handed parallel beta-helix repeat-containing protein codes for MRSHHFRILVFGCLYAALGATGPYGLAATDVLFLVDTTGSMSGLNNFKAVLDSLVAAIDANSLCPETILYGVADYRNYADGGNYQAYGVNLDLPFTSSIQDALSAINDLTANGGGDTPESQLKAMVSIADNWLTSSGDLGFNGRAEAQKILIWAGDAPGHIAGDEPGSSGSPPPGYYPTLDETIDALTYQSILVFALNSANCNAGLNTPYAGINNHTPPACQQASEITAATGGKLFCNVGPGVPDIEIDIIGAITCFSFSKDDGIDSSDCVIPYQEFTYEICWSNVSSQTVYDAFIIDRLPAGVDYPQGGYTAEFGDPNDPNQPLFTLIPPDPGYDKDTHTYVWPLGNISPNTNGCVDLDVMVNEKAVPGEILHNVADLYGTVYDPNSQTLVERLIARVSRDTHVCCYLGIVEELYVDPSAIGGNNTGLNWQNAFLDLQDALDYARDSICAQVHSIYVAQGTYSPGSSTSDSFVLPEGVSVYGGFQAGGSEFGLRNPKRYKTTLTGKINDIQRNNTVVTMGDETLLDGFTVTESNPIGYGIFGFGVDFTVNNCHIEKNEGYGLYAEDGNISLTWCIIRNNKADGIRHIGEGFTLTVENCWVRQSGRYGVVCENTTPTILNSIISESDMTNEGRAGVMMVNPTYQPYLQNVTVAHNKTRGIWRVGGALPEIYNSIVYHNGGPALAGFSADQAAWYSCIEDANSVNNNISSDPKFAYFDPNNVRIMLDSPCHDSGLTLQENYSQVDMDNRSRVLGYAVDRGAYEIECEDTSNYFDLNADGLVNFHEFSGFSKAWRGHDPNDPVWLADPNLADPNLSDGWYEWKYKYNFDPTGNSKYSIDLADLTVLLNAPWLWKACWLDLEEVFMQQMISGDDEMLRMRGKEEWQMFSSMETTPEPSAVEGKSVQEQIVDLATAIVFLEQIWIEDPEIQKQIDPDVWQQFMEAVYGHLLELKSQYDRIE; via the coding sequence ATGCGTTCCCATCATTTCCGCATCCTGGTTTTTGGGTGTCTGTATGCAGCGCTGGGGGCTACCGGCCCCTATGGTTTGGCAGCAACGGATGTGCTGTTTCTGGTCGATACGACAGGCAGCATGAGCGGTCTTAACAATTTCAAGGCGGTTTTGGATAGTCTTGTTGCCGCGATTGATGCAAACTCCCTCTGCCCGGAAACTATTCTGTACGGCGTTGCCGACTACAGGAACTACGCCGACGGCGGAAACTATCAGGCCTACGGCGTGAATCTGGATCTGCCGTTCACATCGAGCATTCAAGATGCGCTGTCTGCCATAAACGATCTTACCGCCAACGGCGGCGGAGACACGCCTGAAAGTCAGTTGAAGGCGATGGTCAGCATCGCAGACAACTGGCTGACAAGCAGCGGCGATCTTGGCTTTAACGGCCGCGCGGAAGCCCAAAAGATTCTGATCTGGGCCGGGGACGCTCCTGGTCATATCGCAGGCGACGAGCCGGGGTCGAGCGGGTCTCCTCCGCCCGGTTATTATCCTACGCTCGATGAAACGATTGACGCATTAACCTACCAATCGATTCTGGTTTTTGCCCTCAATTCAGCGAACTGCAACGCCGGCCTGAATACCCCCTATGCAGGTATAAATAATCATACACCCCCCGCGTGCCAGCAGGCGAGCGAAATCACGGCGGCCACGGGCGGAAAGTTGTTCTGCAACGTCGGTCCGGGCGTGCCGGATATCGAGATTGACATCATCGGAGCGATCACCTGCTTTTCGTTCTCCAAGGATGACGGCATCGATTCGAGCGATTGCGTCATCCCTTATCAGGAATTCACCTACGAGATTTGCTGGTCGAATGTGTCCAGCCAGACCGTATATGACGCCTTCATCATCGACCGGCTGCCGGCCGGCGTGGACTATCCGCAGGGCGGCTATACAGCCGAATTCGGCGATCCCAACGATCCCAATCAGCCGCTGTTCACATTGATACCGCCTGATCCCGGATATGATAAGGATACGCACACCTATGTATGGCCGTTGGGTAACATCAGCCCCAATACGAACGGTTGCGTGGATCTGGATGTCATGGTGAACGAAAAGGCCGTTCCCGGGGAAATCCTGCATAATGTGGCTGACCTATACGGCACGGTGTACGATCCGAACAGCCAGACCCTCGTGGAGAGGTTAATCGCCAGGGTTTCCCGTGATACACATGTGTGCTGCTATCTAGGGATTGTAGAGGAGCTATATGTGGACCCGTCGGCAATCGGCGGCAACAATACGGGGCTGAACTGGCAAAATGCTTTTCTGGACCTTCAGGATGCGCTGGATTATGCACGGGACTCGATATGCGCGCAAGTGCATTCCATTTATGTCGCCCAGGGGACCTACAGCCCCGGAAGCAGTACATCAGACAGTTTTGTGTTGCCGGAAGGCGTTTCCGTATATGGCGGTTTCCAGGCGGGCGGAAGCGAGTTCGGGCTGCGAAATCCCAAGCGGTATAAAACCACGCTAACGGGCAAAATCAACGATATACAGCGTAACAATACGGTCGTAACAATGGGCGATGAAACGTTGCTGGATGGATTTACAGTTACAGAAAGCAACCCAATTGGCTATGGCATCTTCGGTTTTGGTGTTGATTTTACAGTCAACAATTGCCATATTGAAAAAAATGAAGGGTATGGCCTCTATGCCGAAGACGGGAATATCTCACTCACTTGGTGCATCATTCGCAACAACAAGGCCGATGGCATTCGCCATATTGGGGAAGGGTTTACACTGACAGTAGAGAATTGCTGGGTGCGTCAGAGCGGACGATATGGTGTTGTTTGCGAAAACACAACTCCGACCATTTTGAACTCGATTATTTCAGAGAGCGACATGACTAACGAAGGCCGTGCGGGTGTTATGATGGTGAACCCAACCTATCAACCATATTTACAAAATGTTACGGTCGCGCATAATAAAACAAGGGGAATCTGGCGCGTCGGCGGAGCACTGCCTGAAATCTACAATTCGATTGTCTATCATAACGGCGGGCCTGCCCTCGCAGGGTTTTCCGCGGATCAGGCCGCCTGGTACAGTTGTATCGAGGACGCCAACAGCGTCAACAACAACATCAGTTCGGATCCGAAGTTTGCCTATTTCGACCCCAACAATGTCAGAATTATGCTGGACAGCCCATGTCACGACTCAGGCCTTACGCTTCAAGAAAATTACTCTCAGGTGGATATGGACAACAGGTCCCGCGTTTTGGGTTATGCCGTTGACCGGGGCGCGTATGAAATCGAGTGTGAGGATACATCAAACTATTTTGACCTGAACGCGGACGGACTGGTGAACTTCCATGAGTTCAGCGGCTTTTCAAAAGCATGGCGCGGGCACGATCCGAATGACCCTGTCTGGCTGGCTGATCCCAATCTGGCTGATCCGAATCTATCTGACGGCTGGTATGAATGGAAATATAAGTATAACTTCGATCCAACCGGAAACAGTAAGTATTCGATTGATTTGGCGGATCTGACAGTACTTCTGAATGCTCCTTGGCTGTGGAAAGCGTGCTGGCTTGATTTAGAAGAAGTGTTCATGCAGCAAATGATCTCCGGCGATGATGAAATGCTGAGGATGCGCGGCAAAGAAGAATGGCAAATGTTCTCGTCAATGGAGACCACCCCTGAACCGTCTGCCGTGGAGGGAAAATCCGTCCAGGAACAGATTGTTGATCTGGCCACCGCTATCGTGTTCCTGGAGCAAATCTGGATAGAAGACCCTGAGATCCAGAAGCAGATTGATCCTGATGTATGGCAGCAGTTCATGGAGGCGGTGTACGGCCATCTGCTGGAGTTAAAGAGTCAGTATGACCGGATTGAGTAG
- a CDS encoding phage terminase large subunit family protein: MDLFRYAAWLTHRYLEPPKKERTYEEMKEAARRRNAELARAGQDIGQIPEVVNPDRKAQATASFKTFCEVYFPDVFYLPWSEDHRKVIDKIEQAVLQGGLFALAMPRGSGKTVLMQMACLWSALIGATEFVCLIAASAERAKDLLENIKVWLETNDFLHEDFPEVTFPIRALERITNRQKGQRYNGVPTRIEWAADKIVLPTIKGSKASEAVISCSGMKGSDIRGQNYARSDGRVVRPQLVMVDDPQTTESAWSPSQSQRREAILAGDVLGMAGPGKKISGLMACTVIRPGDMADNILDRQKHPEWQGDKTKMVYAFPTHEKLWARYAQIRADSLRNDGDGAEATEFYRQNREAMDAGAIVAWPQRHNDDELSAIQHAMNLKIRDEAAFFAEYQNEPILEAEGEDMLNADEITAKLNEYNRSIIPIGCNLLTLFIDVQQKALFWMLCAWERDFTGYVVDYGTWPEQKRLYFTLRDIRRTLAQQKPGAGLEGAIYNALEKLTEEKLGRFYRREDGLEMKIDRCLIDANWGQSTDVVYQFCRQSRFAGIVLPSHGKYVGASSIPFSEYKRKKGDRIGLHWRIPNTAGKRAVRHVLIDTNYWKSFVHARLAVAMGDPGSLSLFGRDETTHRLLAEHLTAEYRIQTMARDRVVDEWKLKAIRPDNHWLDCLVGCGVAASMEGAKLFGTENDKENRPMRIRLSQIQKGRQRCRT, translated from the coding sequence GTGGATCTATTCCGCTATGCCGCCTGGCTGACTCATCGGTACTTGGAACCGCCCAAAAAGGAACGCACCTACGAGGAGATGAAAGAAGCCGCCCGGCGGCGGAATGCCGAACTGGCCCGGGCCGGCCAGGACATCGGGCAGATCCCGGAAGTCGTCAATCCCGATCGCAAGGCACAGGCCACGGCCAGCTTCAAGACCTTCTGCGAGGTGTATTTCCCGGATGTGTTCTACCTGCCCTGGTCCGAGGACCATCGGAAGGTTATCGACAAGATCGAGCAGGCAGTCCTTCAGGGCGGCCTGTTTGCCCTGGCCATGCCGCGCGGATCGGGCAAGACGGTGTTGATGCAGATGGCCTGCCTGTGGTCTGCCCTGATTGGGGCCACGGAGTTTGTCTGCCTGATCGCCGCCTCCGCCGAACGGGCCAAGGACCTGCTGGAAAACATCAAGGTCTGGCTGGAGACCAATGACTTCTTGCATGAGGACTTCCCGGAAGTGACCTTTCCGATCCGCGCCCTGGAACGGATTACCAACCGCCAGAAAGGGCAAAGGTACAATGGGGTCCCGACCCGCATCGAATGGGCCGCCGACAAGATCGTCCTGCCCACCATCAAAGGCAGCAAGGCCTCCGAGGCAGTCATTTCCTGCAGCGGGATGAAGGGCTCGGACATCCGGGGCCAGAACTATGCCCGCTCGGATGGCCGGGTGGTCCGCCCGCAGCTGGTCATGGTCGATGATCCCCAGACCACCGAATCGGCCTGGAGCCCGTCCCAATCCCAGCGCAGGGAAGCAATCTTAGCCGGAGATGTCCTGGGCATGGCCGGGCCTGGCAAGAAGATCTCCGGCCTGATGGCCTGTACGGTCATCCGGCCGGGGGATATGGCCGACAATATCCTGGACCGTCAAAAGCATCCCGAATGGCAGGGAGACAAGACCAAGATGGTCTATGCCTTCCCCACCCATGAAAAACTCTGGGCGCGGTATGCCCAGATCCGGGCCGATTCGTTGCGGAACGATGGGGATGGCGCAGAGGCCACCGAGTTCTATCGCCAGAACCGGGAGGCGATGGATGCCGGAGCCATTGTCGCCTGGCCCCAGCGTCACAATGACGATGAACTATCCGCCATCCAGCACGCCATGAACCTCAAGATTCGGGATGAGGCGGCCTTCTTTGCCGAGTACCAGAACGAGCCGATCCTCGAGGCCGAAGGCGAGGACATGCTCAATGCCGATGAGATCACCGCCAAGCTCAACGAATACAACCGCAGCATTATTCCAATCGGATGCAATCTCCTGACCTTGTTTATCGACGTCCAGCAGAAGGCCCTGTTCTGGATGCTGTGCGCCTGGGAGCGGGATTTTACCGGCTATGTGGTCGATTACGGCACCTGGCCGGAGCAGAAACGGCTCTACTTTACCCTGCGGGACATCCGGCGGACCCTTGCCCAGCAAAAGCCGGGTGCAGGCCTGGAAGGAGCGATCTACAACGCCCTGGAGAAATTAACCGAGGAGAAACTGGGCCGGTTTTACCGTCGTGAGGACGGCCTGGAGATGAAGATCGACCGCTGCCTGATCGATGCCAACTGGGGTCAGAGCACGGATGTAGTCTACCAGTTCTGCAGGCAGTCGCGATTTGCCGGGATTGTCCTGCCCAGCCATGGGAAATACGTCGGCGCTTCATCCATCCCGTTTTCCGAATACAAACGCAAAAAGGGAGATCGGATCGGCCTGCATTGGCGGATTCCCAATACCGCGGGTAAACGCGCGGTTCGGCATGTCCTGATCGACACCAACTACTGGAAGAGCTTTGTACACGCCCGCCTGGCGGTGGCCATGGGCGATCCGGGAAGTTTATCCCTGTTTGGGCGGGATGAGACCACCCATCGTCTGCTGGCCGAGCATTTAACAGCTGAATACCGCATCCAGACGATGGCTCGGGACAGGGTAGTGGATGAATGGAAGCTGAAGGCCATCCGCCCGGACAACCATTGGCTGGACTGCCTGGTTGGCTGCGGCGTGGCGGCCTCCATGGAAGGAGCCAAACTGTTCGGGACCGAGAATGACAAGGAAAATCGACCTATGCGGATACGGCTTTCCCAGATCCAGAAAGGCAGGCAGCGATGCAGAACGTAA
- a CDS encoding winged helix-turn-helix domain-containing protein — translation MMKTQDIQIGSVYDLKVGRNTTPVRIMKAAQEGGWEAVTLAGNKPVAIQSAERLVGLYNPKKASPSAQGGKASPKPRKPTTRTQKAAQSKRGPMSPKVQRLSALDAAVRVLAEANGPMTCRQLIETMAAKDYWKSASGKTPANTLCAAILKEITTKGDDSRFQKVGRGQFVWARK, via the coding sequence ATGATGAAAACCCAAGACATCCAAATCGGCAGCGTGTACGACCTGAAGGTCGGCAGGAACACTACGCCCGTGCGGATCATGAAGGCCGCCCAGGAGGGCGGCTGGGAGGCGGTGACGCTGGCCGGCAATAAGCCGGTGGCCATCCAATCCGCCGAACGGCTGGTGGGCCTGTACAATCCCAAGAAAGCGTCCCCGTCGGCCCAGGGCGGCAAGGCCAGCCCCAAGCCAAGAAAACCTACGACCCGAACCCAAAAGGCCGCCCAATCGAAACGTGGGCCAATGTCGCCCAAGGTCCAACGGCTCTCGGCGCTGGATGCGGCGGTGCGGGTATTGGCGGAGGCCAATGGGCCCATGACCTGCCGGCAGCTGATCGAGACCATGGCCGCCAAGGATTATTGGAAAAGCGCCAGCGGCAAGACACCAGCCAATACGCTCTGTGCCGCCATCCTGAAGGAAATCACAACCAAGGGAGATGATTCCCGCTTCCAGAAGGTCGGCCGCGGGCAGTTTGTGTGGGCCCGGAAATAA
- a CDS encoding AbrB/MazE/SpoVT family DNA-binding domain-containing protein, with amino-acid sequence MVKNLIKHGNSYALVIDKPIMELLQITPDTEVEITTNGDKLVISPVRPDSKQAELNRILHQINEDFGPALQKLAD; translated from the coding sequence ATGGTCAAAAACCTCATCAAACACGGAAACAGCTACGCTCTGGTCATCGACAAGCCGATCATGGAATTGCTGCAAATCACCCCGGATACAGAGGTGGAAATCACGACCAATGGCGACAAACTGGTCATTTCTCCGGTTCGTCCGGACAGCAAACAGGCCGAGTTGAACCGGATCCTCCACCAGATCAATGAAGACTTTGGCCCGGCCCTCCAGAAGCTGGCCGATTAG
- a CDS encoding type II toxin-antitoxin system death-on-curing family toxin, with translation MEIRFLNLDEVLRIHADQVRRYRGSGQIRDKGLLESAVAMPRAGFGGQYAHPDLFEMAAAYLYHIVMNHPFLDGNKRTGIVCALAFLQWNGIRVQIDNPSLVEFVLAVAQGQKNKHQIARFLKQHSGSQD, from the coding sequence ATGGAGATCCGGTTCCTCAATCTGGATGAGGTCTTGAGGATCCATGCCGATCAGGTCCGCCGGTACAGAGGCAGCGGCCAGATCCGCGACAAAGGACTTTTGGAGTCGGCGGTGGCCATGCCCAGGGCCGGCTTTGGAGGGCAATACGCCCACCCGGATTTGTTCGAGATGGCCGCGGCCTATTTGTATCATATCGTGATGAATCATCCATTTCTGGATGGAAACAAGCGTACGGGAATCGTCTGCGCGTTGGCGTTCCTGCAATGGAACGGCATCCGGGTTCAGATCGACAATCCATCGCTGGTCGAGTTTGTCTTGGCGGTGGCTCAAGGGCAAAAGAACAAACATCAAATCGCTCGCTTTCTTAAACAGCATTCGGGCTCTCAGGACTGA